A DNA window from Callospermophilus lateralis isolate mCalLat2 chromosome X, mCalLat2.hap1, whole genome shotgun sequence contains the following coding sequences:
- the LOC143638738 gene encoding phosphatidylinositol-binding clathrin assembly protein-like yields the protein MPRPRAGGCPYSGPSPSFPASSNPALIMLEVCVRLREEEVAWCPVRKSRDWTPQPPPSCSAECDASMGISASKAALGATTDEPTEPEPKHLADLIQFINETNMSVVHLANILSEKTRSNSWVVVFKALITVHHLMVYGKERFIRHLASRNSLFTLHNFLDKSVTEGYTMSAFIRRYSRYLNEKSLAYRLIASDITKVKRGTDGVMRTINTKDLLNTLPVIQTQLDALLNFNAKPDELTNGIIHAAFMLLFKDSLRLFAAYNEGILNLLDKYFDMRKNQCRESLDIYIKFLGRTTKFAQFLKVAEQVGIDQSGIPYLTQAPHSFIEALKQHLASLEEKNDILPPYRLFPLHDVLQLTLPSAAGKSVGDKQQGATIIANNLDGSLVSLIGNLNFGESPIDKIQRRIKSADMLQYVTFPFTLVPSPTGCPSLVASQPMIYTQEDFKTSPLSIQSPGHQMQSM from the exons ATGCCGCGCCCCAgggctggaggctgcccctactctgGTCCCTCGCCATCTTTTCCAGCAAGTTCAAATCCTGCCCTCATAATGCTAGAGGTCTGCGTCAGGCTGCGGGAAGAAGAGGTCGCCTG GTGCCCGGTCAGGAAGAGCAGGGACTGGACACCTCAACCACCACCCTCGTGTTCGGCAGAGTGCGACGCGTCCATGGGAATTTCTGCATCGAAGGCTGCCCTCGGGGCTACCACCGATGAGCCCACAGAACCAGAGCCAAAACACCTGGCCG ATCTAATACAGTTCATAAATGAAACAAATATGAGTGTTGTACATCTGGCTAATATTCTTTCTGAGAAAACTAGGAGCAACAGCTGGGTGGTGGTGTTCAAAGCCCTCATTACTGTGCATCATCTCATGGTATATGGGAAAGAG CGTTTTATCCGACATCTTGCATCTCGAAACTCATTGTTCACTTTACACAACTTCCTAGATAAAAGCGTCACAGAAG GCTATACTATGTCAGCCTTCATCAGACGATACAGCAGATACTTGAATGAAAAGTCACTCGCGTATAGACTGATTGCATCTGACATCACAAAAGTCAAGAGAGG gACAGATGGTGTGATGAGAACTATAAATACCAAAGATCTGCTAAACACACTTCCAGTTATTCAAACCCAATTGGATGCTCTTCTTAATTTTAAT GCAAAGCCAGATGAACTAACTAATGGTATAATACATGCTGCTTTTATGCTCCTCTTTAAAGATTCTCTTCGTCTCTTTGCAGCCTATAATGAAGGGATCCTTAATCTTCTAG ataAATATTTTGACATGAGGAAGAACCAATGCAGGGAAAGTTTGGATATTTACATCAAGTTCCTTGGAAGAACAACCAAATTTGCACAGTTCCTGAAAGTTGCAGAG CAAGTTGGAATTGACCAGAGTGGCATTCCATATCTTACTCAG GCACCCCACAGTTTCATTGAAGCACTAAAACAACATTTAGCTTCTTTGGAAGAGAAAAATGACATTTTACCTCCTTATAG ATTGTTTCCCCTACATGATGTGTTACAACTTACATTACCTTCAGCAGCCGGCAAATCTGTTGGAGACAAACAGCAAGGTGCAACGATAATAGCAAACAACTTGGACGGCTCACTTGTTAGCCTTATAGGAA ATCTTAACTTTGGAGAAAGTCCCATTGACaa AATTCAGAGACGTATTAAGTCCGCAGATATGCTTCAATATGTAACATTCCCCTTTACTCTG GTTCCCAGTCCAACAGGATGTCCTTCCCTAGTGGCATCTCAACCCATGATTTATACCCAAGAAGACTTCAAGACCAGCCCTCTTTCTATTCAGTCCCCAGGCCATCAG